In Aerosakkonema funiforme FACHB-1375, the following are encoded in one genomic region:
- the hypD gene encoding hydrogenase formation protein HypD has translation MKYINEFRDPQKAQILIEQIRQISQQIATDKPIKIMEVCGGHTHAIFKYGLEDLLPKTIELVHGPGCPVCIMPRGRLDDAIALAQQPNVIFTTFGDAMRVPGSKYSLLQAKANGADIRMVYSPLDALQIAKQNSDKEVVFFAIGFETTAPSTALTTLQAESDRIQNFSLFCNHVLVVPALEALLANPDLQLNGFVGPGHVSTVIGTEPYRIIAERYHKPVVVSGFEPLDILQSIWMVVKQLAEKRCEVENQYSRLVNSAGNAVALDAMQRVFEVREMFEWRGLGDIPLSGLKMRSEYACFDAEAKFTFPGKQVADHKACQCGEILKGVMKPWQCKVFGTACVPEHPLGACMVSSEGACAAYYKYGRLSIEREEVKVN, from the coding sequence ATGAAATATATCAACGAATTTCGCGACCCCCAAAAAGCCCAAATATTAATCGAACAGATTCGGCAAATCAGCCAACAAATTGCCACCGACAAACCCATTAAAATCATGGAAGTTTGCGGCGGACATACCCATGCCATTTTTAAATATGGATTAGAAGATTTGTTACCAAAAACGATCGAACTCGTTCACGGCCCGGGCTGTCCAGTCTGTATAATGCCAAGAGGTAGGCTAGATGATGCGATCGCACTCGCACAACAACCCAATGTTATTTTTACAACCTTTGGCGATGCGATGCGAGTTCCCGGTTCCAAATATAGCTTGCTGCAAGCGAAAGCAAATGGTGCAGATATTCGCATGGTTTATTCGCCTTTAGATGCGCTGCAAATTGCCAAACAAAATTCCGATAAAGAGGTAGTATTTTTTGCGATCGGCTTTGAAACCACCGCACCCAGCACTGCTTTAACAACACTGCAAGCAGAAAGCGATCGCATACAAAATTTCAGCCTATTTTGCAATCACGTTTTAGTTGTACCAGCATTAGAAGCACTATTAGCTAACCCCGATTTGCAATTAAATGGATTTGTTGGCCCAGGTCATGTTAGCACCGTAATTGGTACAGAACCTTATCGAATTATTGCCGAAAGATATCACAAACCTGTCGTCGTTTCTGGGTTTGAACCTTTAGATATTTTGCAATCAATTTGGATGGTAGTTAAACAATTAGCAGAAAAACGTTGTGAGGTGGAAAATCAATATAGCCGCTTGGTGAATTCAGCGGGTAATGCTGTTGCTTTGGATGCGATGCAACGGGTATTTGAAGTAAGAGAAATGTTCGAGTGGCGCGGATTGGGTGATATTCCGTTGTCTGGGTTGAAAATGCGTTCGGAATATGCGTGTTTTGATGCGGAGGCGAAATTTACTTTTCCAGGTAAGCAAGTTGCAGATCACAAAGCTTGTCAGTGTGGGGAGATTTTAAAAGGCGTGATGAAACCTTGGCAGTGTAAGGTTTTTGGGACTGCTTGTGTTCCCGAACATCCCCTTGGTGCTTGTATGGTTTCTTCGGAAGGGGCTTGTGCTGCTTATTATAAATATGGGCGTTTATCGATCGAGCGGGAAGAGGTGAAGGTTAATTAG
- a CDS encoding HypC/HybG/HupF family hydrogenase formation chaperone produces the protein MCLGIPGQIIEITDIKNKLATVDISGVKRQVNIACIVDDTHPVESCLGDWVLVHVGFAMQRIDPDEAAETLKLLEELAEIQESLTISN, from the coding sequence ATGTGTTTAGGAATCCCCGGTCAAATAATCGAAATCACAGACATCAAAAACAAACTCGCCACCGTTGATATTAGCGGCGTAAAACGTCAAGTTAATATCGCTTGCATCGTCGATGATACCCATCCCGTCGAATCTTGTTTAGGAGATTGGGTATTAGTCCACGTCGGTTTCGCCATGCAACGAATAGATCCAGACGAAGCAGCCGAAACCCTAAAATTACTCGAAGAACTAGCAGAAATTCAAGAATCATTAACCATAAGCAACTAA
- a CDS encoding type II toxin-antitoxin system HicB family antitoxin: MKTFTAIVERDLDTKLYVGYVPGFPGAHSQGETLDELQENLREVIEMLLEDENLLVKCVQ; the protein is encoded by the coding sequence ATGAAGACTTTTACGGCAATTGTTGAACGAGATCTTGATACAAAACTCTATGTAGGTTATGTCCCTGGATTTCCGGGAGCCCATTCCCAAGGAGAAACTTTAGATGAACTACAAGAGAATCTCCGTGAAGTAATTGAGATGCTTTTAGAAGACGAGAATCTTTTAGTTAAGTGCGTACAATAA